A window of the Cystobacter fuscus genome harbors these coding sequences:
- a CDS encoding ABC transporter permease subunit, whose product MNFVRKHITVLAGALVYVLLYAVAALRYEGFFSLPVFINFLSNNAVLGIVAVGMTFVILSGGIDLSVGAVMSFSSVLIGVLVMDMHWNVYVAIAAALVCGTTLGAVMGAIVHATGIKPFIVTLAGMFFVRGLAFLIHLESISISDPRHTAIALASVGPLPVTAVLFLGFVLVGWYVAVLTPFGREVYALGGGEEAALLMGLPVRRTKIAVYAVSGFCASFAGAALTFYLSSGSHLEGVGMELDAIATVVIGGTLLAGGVGSVFGTLIGVLMLGLILTSITTYEGMMSSGMTRVAIGGLLLAFVLLQKVLTRRAGVGRAT is encoded by the coding sequence ATGAACTTCGTGCGCAAACACATCACCGTGCTGGCGGGAGCGCTCGTCTACGTGCTGCTCTACGCGGTGGCGGCCCTGCGCTACGAGGGCTTCTTCTCGCTGCCGGTCTTCATCAACTTCCTGTCCAACAACGCGGTGCTGGGCATCGTGGCGGTGGGCATGACGTTCGTCATCCTCTCGGGGGGAATCGATCTGTCCGTCGGGGCGGTGATGTCCTTTTCCAGCGTGCTCATCGGCGTGCTGGTGATGGACATGCACTGGAACGTGTACGTGGCCATCGCGGCGGCGCTCGTGTGTGGCACCACGTTGGGCGCGGTGATGGGGGCCATCGTCCACGCGACGGGCATCAAGCCGTTCATCGTCACGCTCGCGGGGATGTTCTTCGTCCGGGGGCTCGCCTTCCTCATCCACCTGGAGTCCATCTCCATCTCGGACCCGCGCCACACCGCCATCGCCCTGGCCAGCGTGGGCCCGCTGCCGGTGACGGCGGTGCTGTTCCTCGGCTTCGTGCTGGTGGGGTGGTACGTGGCGGTGCTCACGCCTTTCGGGCGCGAGGTCTACGCGCTCGGGGGAGGGGAGGAGGCCGCGCTGCTCATGGGCCTGCCGGTGCGGCGCACGAAGATCGCGGTCTACGCCGTCAGTGGCTTCTGCGCGTCGTTTGCCGGGGCGGCGCTCACCTTCTACCTGTCGAGCGGCAGCCACCTGGAAGGCGTGGGGATGGAGCTCGATGCCATCGCCACGGTGGTAATTGGAGGCACGCTGCTGGCGGGCGGGGTGGGCTCGGTGTTCGGCACGCTCATTGGCGTGTTGATGCTGGGCCTCATCCTCACGTCCATCACCACGTACGAAGGAATGATGAGTTCGGGGATGACCCGCGTGGCCATTGGCGGCCTGCTGCTGGCGTTCGTGCTGTTGCAGAAGGTGCTGACGCGGCGAGCGGGCGTGGGCCGCGCCACCTGA
- a CDS encoding ABC transporter permease has product MRARNFWPWVALAALLVFNLLFTPGFARLELRDGRLFGTLVDIFQNGAPVMLLSVGMTLVIALGGIDLSVGSVMALSGAVAALLMTEQGQSVPVAVLAALALAVGVGAFNGALVAYGGIQPIIVTLVMLVMGRGLAQALTHDQKIRFEVPAFEFIGNGTVLGLPFPIFLVAALALLVGLMLTRTAAGLYLEAMGSNPRAARLCGLRVHVIRLVAHMTCSLCAGLAGLIAAADIKEADVANAGLYLELDAILAVVLGGTSLTGGRANLVGSLIGATFIQTLTTMLQMRGVITEHTLIIKAAVALSVCFMQTPAFERLARRFRSAEAA; this is encoded by the coding sequence ATGCGCGCTAGGAACTTCTGGCCCTGGGTGGCGCTCGCGGCGCTGCTCGTCTTCAATCTGTTGTTCACCCCGGGCTTCGCGCGGCTGGAGCTGCGCGACGGCCGGCTCTTCGGCACGCTCGTGGACATCTTCCAGAACGGAGCCCCCGTCATGCTCCTGTCCGTGGGGATGACGCTGGTCATCGCCCTGGGGGGAATCGATCTGTCGGTCGGCTCGGTGATGGCGCTGTCGGGCGCGGTCGCGGCGCTGCTGATGACGGAGCAGGGGCAGTCGGTGCCCGTGGCGGTGCTGGCCGCCCTGGCCCTGGCCGTGGGGGTGGGGGCCTTCAACGGGGCGCTCGTCGCCTATGGAGGCATCCAGCCCATCATCGTGACGCTGGTGATGCTGGTGATGGGGCGGGGGCTCGCGCAGGCGCTCACCCATGATCAGAAGATCCGCTTCGAGGTGCCGGCCTTCGAGTTCATCGGCAATGGGACGGTGCTGGGCCTGCCGTTTCCCATCTTCCTCGTCGCGGCGCTGGCGCTGCTCGTGGGGCTGATGCTGACCCGGACCGCGGCGGGGCTCTACCTCGAGGCGATGGGGAGCAACCCGCGTGCCGCGAGGTTGTGTGGCCTGCGGGTGCATGTCATCCGGCTGGTGGCGCACATGACGTGTTCCCTGTGCGCGGGGCTCGCCGGACTCATCGCCGCGGCGGACATCAAGGAGGCGGACGTGGCCAACGCCGGGCTCTACCTGGAGTTGGATGCCATTCTCGCCGTCGTGCTGGGCGGCACGAGCCTGACGGGAGGGAGGGCCAACCTGGTGGGCTCGCTCATCGGGGCCACCTTCATCCAGACGCTCACCACCATGCTCCAGATGCGCGGGGTCATCACCGAGCACACGCTCATCATCAAGGCCGCGGTGGCGCTGTCCGTGTGCTTCATGCAGACGCCCGCCTTCGAGCGGCTGGCGCGCCGCTTCCGGTCCGCGGAGGCCGCATGA
- a CDS encoding sugar ABC transporter ATP-binding protein, translating to MSTEPILVARGVQKRFPGVHALAGVDLEVRAGEVHSLMGQNGAGKSTLIKILTGVYARDGGSLTFEGRDFHPTSPGDAQKKGISTIYQELSLIPTLTVAENLFLGRAPRRWFGIDWRAMRRQAEEILATFDLHVDVTQPLGTLSAAVQQLVAIARAVQTRARVLIMDEPTSSLDSHETEVLLDTIVKLKQRGLGIIFVTHFLDQVYRVSDRITVLRNGTHVGTYEASQLSRLDLVSHMLGKVPEEVEPALHEHGPAQRPVVVEARGLERRGVPAFDLTLHEGEVVGFAGLLGSGRTEAARLLFGADHARSGTINGESPRGPRHAIARGMAFLPEDRKAEGIFPELSVRENLALVVQRKLGFTLSHARQVQLAQEFVTKLGIKTPSVEQPIRLLSGGNQQKVILARWLAYEPRLLILDEPTRGIDVGAKGEIEKLIQQLSQKGLAVLFISAALEEVLRLSHRIAVFRDRKKVGELSRTTLPEVMKMIASEDTDAR from the coding sequence GTGAGTACTGAGCCCATCCTCGTCGCTCGCGGAGTCCAGAAACGTTTTCCCGGGGTCCACGCGCTGGCGGGCGTGGACCTCGAAGTTCGTGCGGGCGAAGTCCACTCCTTGATGGGCCAGAATGGCGCCGGCAAGTCGACGCTCATCAAGATCCTCACCGGCGTCTATGCGCGAGATGGAGGCTCCCTCACCTTCGAGGGTCGTGACTTCCATCCCACCTCGCCAGGCGATGCCCAGAAGAAGGGCATCAGCACCATCTACCAGGAACTCAGCCTCATCCCGACCCTGACGGTGGCGGAGAACCTGTTCCTCGGCCGCGCCCCCCGTCGCTGGTTCGGCATCGACTGGCGGGCCATGCGCCGTCAGGCCGAGGAGATCCTCGCCACCTTCGATCTGCACGTCGACGTCACCCAGCCGCTGGGCACGTTGTCGGCCGCCGTGCAGCAGCTCGTGGCGATCGCCCGTGCCGTGCAGACGCGTGCCCGGGTGCTCATCATGGACGAGCCGACCTCGAGTCTCGACAGCCACGAGACGGAGGTGCTGCTCGACACCATCGTGAAGCTGAAGCAGCGGGGACTCGGCATCATCTTCGTCACCCACTTCCTGGATCAGGTCTACCGGGTGAGCGATCGCATCACCGTGCTGCGCAACGGCACGCACGTCGGCACGTACGAGGCCAGCCAGCTGTCGCGTCTGGATCTGGTCTCGCACATGCTGGGCAAGGTGCCCGAGGAAGTGGAGCCCGCGCTGCACGAGCATGGGCCGGCCCAGCGGCCGGTGGTCGTCGAGGCTCGGGGCCTGGAGCGCCGGGGCGTGCCCGCGTTCGATCTGACGTTGCACGAGGGCGAGGTGGTGGGCTTCGCGGGGTTGTTGGGCTCGGGCCGCACGGAGGCCGCGCGTCTGTTGTTCGGCGCCGACCATGCCCGGAGCGGAACGATCAATGGGGAGTCTCCGAGGGGGCCGCGCCACGCGATTGCCCGGGGGATGGCCTTCCTGCCCGAGGATCGCAAGGCGGAGGGCATCTTCCCGGAGTTGTCGGTGCGCGAGAACCTCGCGCTGGTCGTCCAGCGCAAGCTGGGCTTCACCCTGTCGCACGCGCGCCAGGTGCAGCTCGCCCAGGAGTTCGTGACGAAGCTGGGCATCAAGACGCCCTCGGTGGAGCAACCCATCCGCCTGCTCAGCGGAGGCAATCAGCAGAAGGTCATCCTCGCCCGGTGGCTCGCGTACGAGCCGCGCCTGCTCATCCTCGACGAGCCGACGCGTGGCATCGACGTGGGGGCCAAGGGGGAGATCGAGAAGCTCATCCAGCAACTGTCCCAGAAAGGACTCGCGGTGCTCTTCATCTCGGCGGCGCTGGAGGAAGTGCTCCGGCTGTCTCATCGCATCGCCGTGTTCCGGGATCGCAAGAAGGTGGGGGAGCTGTCGCGCACGACGCTTCCAGAGGTCATGAAGATGATCGCCAGCGAGGACACCGATGCGCGCTAG
- a CDS encoding ABC transporter substrate-binding protein, translating into MRWMIVAAMVALVGCKQQAAENKAPATGAEGAGGAPVAKKLTVGFSQVGAESAWRTAETNSIRGEAEKRGVDLKFADAQGKQAQQIQALTSFIAQKVDAIVLAPVVETGWEVVLTRAKEANIPVILVDRGIKTSDESLYTTLIASDFVEEGRMAAEWLAKKTNGKANIYELQGSTGAAPAIDRKKGFEETLAKYPDMKIIKSQSADFTRAKGKEVMEAFIKSDREQIQAVYAHNDDMALGAIQALDEAGMNPGKDVTLISVDGVKGAFEAMVAGKLNATVECNPLLGPLVFDTINKVRAGEKVEKFIKSHDQLFEQSTAAQVIGSREY; encoded by the coding sequence ATGAGATGGATGATCGTGGCGGCGATGGTCGCCCTGGTGGGTTGTAAGCAGCAGGCCGCGGAGAACAAGGCGCCGGCGACGGGCGCGGAGGGCGCGGGCGGCGCCCCGGTGGCCAAGAAGCTGACGGTGGGCTTCTCCCAGGTGGGTGCCGAGAGCGCCTGGCGCACGGCGGAGACGAACTCGATCCGCGGCGAGGCGGAGAAGCGGGGCGTGGACCTGAAGTTCGCGGACGCCCAGGGCAAGCAGGCCCAGCAGATCCAGGCCCTCACGTCCTTCATCGCGCAGAAGGTGGACGCCATCGTGCTCGCCCCGGTGGTGGAGACGGGCTGGGAGGTCGTGTTGACGCGCGCCAAGGAGGCCAACATCCCGGTCATCCTCGTGGACCGCGGCATCAAGACGAGCGACGAGAGCCTCTACACCACGCTCATCGCCAGCGACTTCGTGGAGGAGGGGCGCATGGCGGCCGAGTGGCTCGCCAAGAAGACCAACGGCAAGGCCAACATCTACGAGCTGCAGGGCTCCACGGGTGCCGCCCCGGCCATTGATCGCAAGAAGGGCTTCGAGGAGACCCTCGCGAAGTACCCGGACATGAAGATCATCAAGAGCCAGAGCGCCGACTTCACCCGCGCCAAGGGCAAGGAGGTCATGGAGGCCTTCATCAAGTCCGACCGCGAGCAGATCCAGGCCGTCTACGCCCACAACGACGACATGGCCCTGGGCGCCATCCAGGCCCTGGACGAGGCGGGCATGAACCCGGGCAAGGACGTGACGCTCATCTCGGTGGACGGGGTGAAGGGCGCCTTCGAGGCGATGGTCGCCGGCAAGCTCAACGCCACGGTCGAGTGCAACCCGCTGCTCGGGCCCCTCGTCTTCGACACCATCAACAAGGTCCGGGCGGGAGAGAAGGTCGAGAAGTTCATCAAGAGCCACGACCAGCTCTTCGAGCAGAGCACCGCGGCACAGGTCATCGGCTCGCGTGAGTACTGA
- a CDS encoding family 43 glycosylhydrolase — protein MGALLPVLALLTITACPSEPTPSGPPGPEPQPPPAPTPVSRTFTNPLRASIPGGGFVETCADPTLIRGQGSDTSWYMLCTSDPLNEQDRDSSGRYKHHLLPILKSQDLVDWAYVGDALTRLPDWAKPGAGIWAPEIAWFNDKFYLYFTVTDTLEGGSAIGVATSDSPAGPWTISNKPVVEPHENVCCGNSRRQVYDPEVLVTRDGDRYIYYGSYYGGISVRALSEDGLTSDPYTQVEVAIPNRYEAPNVIQHGEYFYLLASSAECCRGALTGYSVFAGRSKQPYGPFVDREGVRLTYNRVGGTPVLGANGNRWVGVGHHSVFTDTGGQDWIVYHGIDRNSPYVSSTPGGGDLLNKRPVLMDALDWVDGWPVTRGGQGPSDSEQPAPAAQANEKSHYEPVFAKQELPGVELTAFSDEFNGSSLDPKWSWTRPPVMSDYGVEAGQFRFNTRNKDIYQGDNAAAVLWQPAPTGNFLVETKMALNVPPVSCCHNFVQAGLLIQKDDDNYVRLTHVSFYETRQIAFSKEVSPEQVPVGAPLFGDTYGGPADETVWMRIARRVQGNEELYTAYSSRDGTTWTRTATWTHSLGAAPRLGLLSIGGEGFVATFDYVRVYELKEQ, from the coding sequence ATGGGAGCCCTGCTCCCGGTGCTCGCATTGCTGACCATCACGGCCTGCCCGAGCGAGCCGACGCCCTCGGGGCCTCCGGGTCCCGAGCCCCAGCCGCCTCCAGCGCCCACGCCCGTGAGTCGCACCTTCACCAATCCCTTGCGGGCCTCCATTCCGGGCGGAGGCTTCGTGGAGACCTGTGCCGACCCGACTCTCATCCGCGGCCAGGGCAGCGATACGTCTTGGTACATGCTGTGTACCTCGGACCCCCTGAACGAGCAGGACCGGGACAGCTCGGGCCGCTACAAACACCACCTGCTGCCCATCCTCAAGTCCCAGGACCTGGTCGACTGGGCCTACGTGGGGGATGCCCTGACCAGACTCCCGGATTGGGCGAAGCCCGGCGCCGGCATCTGGGCCCCCGAGATCGCCTGGTTCAACGACAAGTTCTATCTGTATTTCACCGTCACCGACACCCTGGAGGGCGGCAGCGCCATCGGCGTCGCGACGAGTGACAGCCCGGCCGGGCCCTGGACGATCTCGAACAAGCCCGTCGTGGAGCCGCACGAGAACGTCTGCTGCGGCAACTCCAGGCGGCAGGTGTACGACCCCGAGGTCCTCGTCACGCGGGACGGGGATCGGTACATCTACTACGGCAGCTATTACGGCGGCATCTCGGTGCGCGCTCTCTCGGAGGATGGCCTCACCTCGGATCCCTACACCCAGGTCGAGGTCGCCATCCCCAACCGCTACGAGGCGCCCAACGTCATCCAGCATGGGGAGTACTTCTATCTCCTGGCCTCCTCCGCGGAGTGCTGCCGGGGCGCGCTCACCGGCTACAGCGTCTTCGCCGGACGCTCCAAGCAGCCCTACGGCCCCTTCGTGGATCGTGAAGGCGTGCGCCTCACCTACAACCGCGTGGGCGGCACGCCCGTGCTGGGCGCCAATGGCAACCGCTGGGTGGGGGTGGGGCACCACAGCGTCTTCACCGACACGGGCGGCCAGGATTGGATCGTCTACCACGGCATCGACCGCAACAGCCCCTACGTGTCGAGCACGCCCGGCGGAGGAGATCTCCTCAACAAGCGGCCGGTGCTCATGGACGCGCTGGACTGGGTGGATGGTTGGCCGGTGACGCGCGGAGGCCAGGGGCCCTCGGATTCCGAGCAGCCCGCTCCCGCTGCCCAGGCCAACGAGAAGAGCCACTACGAGCCCGTCTTCGCGAAGCAGGAGCTGCCGGGCGTGGAGCTGACCGCCTTCTCGGACGAGTTCAACGGCTCCTCGCTGGACCCGAAGTGGTCCTGGACGCGTCCTCCCGTGATGAGTGACTACGGCGTGGAGGCGGGCCAGTTCCGTTTCAACACCCGGAACAAGGACATCTACCAGGGCGACAACGCCGCCGCCGTGCTCTGGCAACCCGCTCCCACGGGGAACTTTCTCGTGGAGACGAAGATGGCGCTGAACGTTCCGCCGGTGAGCTGCTGCCACAACTTCGTCCAGGCGGGTCTGCTCATCCAGAAGGATGACGACAACTACGTGCGGCTGACCCACGTCTCGTTCTACGAGACCCGGCAGATTGCCTTCTCGAAGGAGGTATCGCCGGAGCAGGTGCCGGTGGGGGCGCCGCTCTTTGGTGATACCTATGGGGGCCCTGCCGACGAGACCGTGTGGATGCGGATCGCCCGGCGGGTCCAGGGCAACGAGGAACTCTACACCGCGTATTCGAGTCGGGATGGCACGACCTGGACCCGGACCGCGACGTGGACTCACTCCCTGGGCGCGGCGCCCCGGCTGGGCCTGTTGTCGATCGGTGGAGAAGGTTTCGTCGCCACCTTCGATTACGTGCGAGTCTATGAGTTGAAGGAGCAGTAG
- a CDS encoding family 43 glycosylhydrolase, with protein MRSRGVSFSAALLSLSVSLTLAVTGCTQDAPKPPPVEPQPPVEPPPPPPPLEVTNPVLSGDFADPSVIKVGEEYWASATSSEWAPQFPLLHSKDLLHWEQVGAVFTQQPSWSEANYWAPELAVDRGRYYVFYTAKKKGGPLCVAVATASQPQGPYTDHGPLVCEELGSIDGALIRDENDELFLVWKLDGNSRGLPTPLWAQRLDVSGNEPKLVGDKTQILLNDTPWEGQLIEAPHLIKRNGWFYLFYAGAGCCGRDCNYAVGVARSRKLLEGWEKNPLNPIMKNNEAFKCPGHGSVVTDAQGRDYLLYHAYRTTDTVYVGRQGLLDVIQWGEDGWPTLNSRRGPGGKVLTQFAPFSDEFTSQSLVLGWQWPNAFPPVPSLANGLLTLGVPTTDRADRPVGAILARSTNTGTYSAEAVVDVTGITPGAQAGLAAVGDWDNWIGVVLNGQKVEVWRRYESQQVVVASLEAPTTADGKLTLRMKTRAGHLFQFSVRSEDGSWVDVGGEQDGGISYRKDGPILLPPWDRGVRVGLTTSGAPGSSARYESLRITPE; from the coding sequence ATGCGATCGCGCGGTGTCTCGTTTTCCGCGGCCCTGCTCTCGTTGTCCGTGTCCCTGACGCTCGCGGTGACAGGCTGCACGCAGGATGCTCCCAAGCCGCCTCCGGTGGAGCCCCAGCCCCCCGTCGAGCCGCCCCCGCCCCCGCCTCCGCTCGAGGTGACCAACCCGGTGCTCTCGGGAGACTTCGCCGACCCGTCCGTCATCAAGGTGGGCGAGGAGTATTGGGCCTCGGCGACGTCCTCGGAGTGGGCGCCCCAGTTCCCGCTGCTGCACTCGAAGGATCTGCTGCATTGGGAGCAGGTGGGCGCAGTCTTCACGCAGCAGCCCTCCTGGTCCGAGGCCAATTACTGGGCGCCCGAGCTGGCGGTCGACAGGGGCCGCTACTACGTCTTCTACACGGCGAAGAAGAAGGGTGGCCCGCTGTGCGTCGCCGTGGCCACCGCTTCCCAGCCCCAGGGGCCGTACACCGACCATGGTCCGCTCGTCTGCGAGGAGCTGGGCTCCATCGATGGCGCGCTCATCCGCGACGAGAACGATGAGCTGTTCCTCGTCTGGAAGCTGGACGGCAACAGCCGGGGTCTGCCCACCCCCCTCTGGGCGCAGCGGCTGGACGTGAGCGGAAACGAGCCCAAGCTCGTGGGAGACAAGACGCAGATCCTCCTCAACGACACGCCCTGGGAGGGTCAGCTCATCGAGGCGCCGCACCTCATCAAGCGCAATGGCTGGTTCTATCTGTTCTACGCCGGCGCCGGCTGCTGTGGCCGCGACTGCAATTACGCGGTGGGCGTGGCCCGCTCGCGCAAGCTGCTCGAGGGCTGGGAGAAGAACCCGCTCAACCCCATCATGAAGAACAACGAGGCCTTCAAGTGCCCGGGCCACGGCAGCGTGGTGACGGATGCACAGGGCCGCGACTATCTGCTGTACCACGCCTACCGCACCACGGACACGGTCTACGTCGGCCGCCAGGGCCTGCTGGACGTCATCCAGTGGGGCGAGGATGGCTGGCCCACGCTCAACTCGCGCCGGGGTCCGGGCGGCAAGGTGCTCACCCAATTCGCGCCCTTCTCCGATGAGTTCACCTCCCAGTCGCTCGTCCTCGGCTGGCAGTGGCCGAACGCCTTCCCTCCCGTCCCGAGCCTCGCCAACGGGCTGTTGACCCTGGGCGTCCCCACCACGGACCGGGCGGACAGACCCGTGGGCGCCATCCTCGCCCGCTCCACCAACACCGGTACCTACTCGGCCGAGGCCGTCGTGGACGTCACCGGCATCACCCCGGGAGCCCAGGCCGGACTCGCGGCGGTGGGCGATTGGGACAACTGGATTGGCGTCGTGCTCAACGGCCAGAAGGTGGAGGTCTGGCGGCGCTATGAAAGCCAACAGGTCGTGGTTGCCTCTCTCGAGGCGCCCACCACGGCCGACGGCAAGCTCACCCTGCGGATGAAGACGAGGGCCGGGCACCTGTTCCAGTTCTCGGTGCGGAGCGAGGACGGGAGCTGGGTGGACGTGGGCGGCGAGCAGGACGGCGGCATCAGCTACCGCAAGGATGGACCCATCCTCCTGCCGCCTTGGGATCGCGGCGTGCGAGTGGGTCTCACCACCAGTGGGGCTCCGGGCTCCTCCGCCCGCTATGAGTCATTGCGCATCACCCCCGAATAA
- the galK gene encoding galactokinase: protein MSPSFQDLFGHRPEIVTHAPGRVNLIGEHTDYNGGFVLPMAIPQQTHVELRRRGDRRVRAFSTNKSASGEVLEFELGQESTGKGWLDYVQGVTHVLQREGFPLSGVDLRITSEVPLGSGLSSSASLDVCLLRALREAFALPLDDVQIALLGQRVEVDFVGAPVGVMDPMAASIAGLNVALFLDTHTMRFERVPLPPGVDTVIINSGVAHNHSAGDYRVRRAECERAASQLGVPQLRDLTEADLPRAMALSEPLGRRVRHIVTENARVLATVSALRKADLPGLGRLFYASHDSQRLDYEVSVPEIDLLVDLAREDADVYGARLTGGGFGGSVVMLARAGTGAAVARRIAERYAARSGQRPTILLPELSEG from the coding sequence GTGAGCCCTTCTTTCCAGGATTTGTTCGGTCATCGGCCGGAGATCGTCACGCACGCCCCCGGCCGGGTGAATCTCATCGGCGAGCACACCGACTACAACGGCGGCTTCGTGCTGCCGATGGCCATCCCCCAGCAGACCCACGTGGAGCTGCGTCGACGGGGGGATCGGCGTGTTCGCGCCTTCAGCACCAACAAGAGCGCCTCGGGGGAGGTCCTCGAGTTCGAGCTCGGCCAGGAGTCCACGGGCAAGGGCTGGCTCGACTACGTCCAGGGAGTCACCCACGTACTCCAGCGCGAGGGATTCCCCCTGTCGGGCGTCGACCTGCGCATCACCTCCGAGGTGCCGCTGGGCAGCGGGTTGTCCTCCAGCGCGTCGCTCGACGTGTGCCTGCTGCGCGCGCTGCGCGAGGCGTTCGCGCTGCCGCTGGATGACGTGCAGATCGCCCTGCTCGGTCAGCGCGTGGAGGTGGACTTCGTGGGCGCGCCGGTGGGCGTGATGGATCCCATGGCCGCCAGCATCGCGGGCCTGAACGTCGCGCTCTTCCTCGACACGCACACCATGCGCTTCGAGCGCGTTCCCCTCCCGCCCGGCGTGGACACCGTCATCATCAACTCGGGTGTCGCGCACAACCACTCGGCGGGTGACTACCGCGTGCGCCGCGCGGAGTGCGAGCGCGCCGCGTCCCAGCTCGGCGTGCCACAGTTGAGGGATTTGACCGAGGCGGATCTTCCCCGGGCCATGGCCCTGTCCGAGCCGCTGGGCCGGCGCGTGCGGCACATCGTGACGGAGAACGCGCGCGTGCTCGCCACCGTGTCGGCGCTGCGCAAGGCGGATCTCCCCGGCCTGGGCCGGCTCTTCTACGCCTCGCACGACTCCCAGCGCCTGGACTACGAGGTGTCCGTGCCGGAGATCGATCTGCTCGTGGACCTGGCCCGGGAGGACGCGGACGTGTACGGCGCGCGCCTCACGGGCGGAGGCTTCGGCGGCTCGGTGGTGATGCTGGCCCGAGCGGGCACCGGTGCCGCCGTGGCCAGGCGGATCGCCGAGCGCTACGCGGCCCGTTCCGGCCAGCGCCCGACGATCCTCCTGCCCGAGCTCTCCGAGGGCTAA